The following are from one region of the Vibrio rarus genome:
- a CDS encoding Lrp/AsnC family transcriptional regulator, which yields MDNLDERILLELKRVGKVANVELAAQVGLSPSATLRRVQDLERRGVIKGYKVVLDNGLLGVGFIAYVSIGLSSHSKTAQQDFEDHVAFVNEVVECHNITGANEYLLRIETTDLAAYKRIHADVLGECEFVKSITTMVVMDSPKDQRQ from the coding sequence ATGGATAACTTAGACGAAAGGATCTTGTTGGAGTTAAAGCGGGTGGGGAAGGTGGCCAATGTTGAATTGGCAGCGCAAGTGGGGTTATCTCCATCAGCGACCCTAAGACGAGTGCAAGATTTAGAGCGTAGAGGGGTGATTAAGGGCTATAAAGTGGTGCTGGATAATGGGTTGCTTGGTGTCGGTTTTATTGCGTATGTATCTATTGGTCTCTCCTCTCATAGTAAAACGGCTCAGCAAGACTTTGAAGATCATGTGGCCTTTGTCAATGAAGTTGTCGAGTGCCATAACATTACAGGGGCTAATGAGTATTTATTAAGAATAGAAACGACGGATTTAGCCGCGTATAAGCGCATCCATGCGGATGTGTTGGGGGAGTGTGAGTTTGTTAAGTCTATAACGACTATGGTGGTGATGGACTCTCCGAAAGACCAACGTCAGTGA
- the rluF gene encoding 23S rRNA pseudouridine(2604) synthase RluF, whose protein sequence is MSDNAKRLNKFISETGFCSRREADKLIDQGRVTINGIIPEMGTKVLSGDEVLVDGKSLRAKQKSIYIALNKPTGITCTTERDIAGNIVDFIGHKERIFPIGRLDKPSDGLIFLTNDGDIVNKILRAGNQHEKEYVVRVDKPITDAFLSKMANGVSILDTVTLPCKITKESEYSFRIVLTQGLNRQIRRMCEALDYRVFKLRRVRIMNITIDGIPNGKWRYLTDDEVSTLLKLSGDSVGTEEASIKDAQGRRIRKATDAKLYDSREENQASRARRNRDEQKQVFDGKFTPTRHRPNNKSASGKPTSNKKYTKPKSTNASDTHKPKIKGTLTLKK, encoded by the coding sequence ATGTCCGACAACGCAAAGCGATTAAATAAATTCATCAGTGAAACCGGCTTCTGCTCTCGCAGAGAAGCGGACAAATTAATTGATCAAGGCCGAGTAACTATCAATGGCATCATCCCAGAAATGGGCACCAAAGTGCTCTCTGGAGATGAGGTCCTTGTGGATGGTAAGTCGCTTCGAGCTAAACAAAAGTCCATCTACATAGCATTGAACAAACCGACCGGTATCACCTGTACCACAGAGCGTGATATTGCAGGTAACATTGTTGACTTTATCGGTCACAAAGAACGTATCTTCCCTATTGGCCGATTAGATAAGCCCTCCGATGGTCTGATCTTTTTAACCAACGATGGAGACATTGTGAACAAAATTCTACGTGCTGGGAATCAGCATGAAAAAGAATATGTTGTTCGAGTAGATAAACCCATTACTGACGCATTTTTAAGTAAAATGGCCAACGGGGTATCTATTTTAGATACCGTCACTCTACCTTGTAAAATCACTAAAGAGTCAGAGTACAGTTTTCGCATCGTGTTAACGCAGGGCTTAAATCGTCAAATTCGCCGTATGTGTGAAGCGTTAGATTATCGTGTATTCAAACTGCGCCGCGTTCGTATCATGAACATTACAATAGACGGCATCCCTAACGGTAAGTGGCGCTACTTAACGGATGATGAAGTCAGTACGTTACTAAAGTTAAGCGGTGACTCCGTCGGCACAGAGGAAGCCTCTATTAAGGATGCTCAAGGGAGACGCATTCGCAAAGCCACCGACGCCAAATTGTATGACAGCCGCGAAGAAAATCAAGCTTCTCGTGCACGCCGTAACAGAGATGAGCAAAAACAAGTCTTTGATGGCAAGTTTACCCCAACTCGACACAGACCAAATAACAAGTCGGCCAGTGGCAAACCCACCAGCAACAAAAAATACACTAAGCCTAAATCGACAAATGCCAGTGACACACATAAGCCTAAAATTAAAGGCACGCTAACATTAAAGAAATAA
- the smrA gene encoding DNA endonuclease SmrA, with protein MSEEFDNNFSFQEMMGDVKPLPQDTAVHKKSHTVDENHLLRQQAAVSIEEELPEYLTLDNAPMLKPDDIIEFKRSGVQDGVYRKLRLGKYPIQAKLDLHRRTLTQAREEVVHFLKQCLRLEARTIIIVHGKGHNSNPPALMKSYIAFWLQQINEVLCVHSAQTFHGGSGAVYVMLKKNAEKKLENRERHQKRLG; from the coding sequence ATGTCTGAAGAATTTGATAACAATTTTTCCTTTCAGGAAATGATGGGAGACGTGAAACCTCTCCCTCAAGACACAGCCGTTCATAAGAAGTCTCATACCGTCGATGAGAATCACTTATTGAGACAACAGGCCGCAGTAAGTATTGAAGAAGAGTTACCTGAATATTTAACCTTAGATAATGCGCCTATGTTAAAACCAGACGACATTATTGAGTTTAAACGCAGCGGTGTACAAGATGGAGTGTATCGGAAGCTCAGACTGGGCAAGTACCCCATTCAAGCCAAGCTCGATCTGCATCGTCGAACTTTGACTCAAGCAAGGGAAGAGGTTGTACACTTTCTTAAGCAATGCTTACGACTGGAAGCGAGAACCATCATTATCGTACATGGCAAAGGGCACAACTCTAATCCACCGGCGTTAATGAAAAGCTATATCGCTTTTTGGCTACAACAAATTAATGAGGTGCTTTGCGTTCATTCCGCCCAAACCTTCCATGGTGGCAGCGGTGCTGTATACGTAATGCTAAAGAAAAACGCTGAAAAAAAACTAGAGAACCGAGAACGACACCAAAAACGTCTTGGTTAA